A single region of the Anaerococcus urinomassiliensis genome encodes:
- a CDS encoding sugar transferase — MYKNYIKKLLDFVLSFLLLIILSPLFLIIGIISKIEEPKGTIFFKQERAGVDNKPFMCYKFRSMSMDAPQNASTWELENPDSFITPLGKFLRKTSIDELPQLINIVKGDMSFVGPRPVILKERELLDLRAANGSAKAKPGITGLSQISGRDNLDPATKAHTDSIYANDITFINDLKIFLKTIPKVFKAEGVREGKQNF, encoded by the coding sequence TTGTACAAAAATTATATAAAAAAATTATTGGACTTTGTGCTAAGCTTTCTTTTGCTCATAATCCTAAGTCCACTATTTTTAATAATAGGAATAATATCTAAAATAGAAGAGCCCAAGGGTACAATTTTCTTTAAGCAAGAAAGGGCAGGAGTTGATAATAAGCCATTTATGTGCTACAAATTTAGGTCTATGAGTATGGATGCACCCCAGAATGCATCTACCTGGGAGCTAGAAAATCCAGATTCCTTTATTACTCCTCTGGGCAAATTCTTGAGAAAAACTTCCATAGATGAACTTCCACAGCTTATTAATATTGTAAAGGGAGATATGAGTTTTGTAGGTCCTAGACCAGTTATATTAAAGGAAAGAGAACTCTTAGACCTTAGAGCAGCAAATGGTTCTGCCAAGGCCAAGCCAGGTATTACTGGTCTATCACAAATATCAGGCAGAGATAACCTAGATCCAGCTACTAAGGCACACACTGATTCTATCTATGCCAATGATATTACTTTTATAAATGACCTTAAGATTTTCCTTAAAACCATACCAAAAGTTTTCAAAGCTGAAGGGGTTAGGGAAGGAAAGCAAAATTTTTAA
- a CDS encoding 16S rRNA pseudouridine(516) synthase: MRVDKMIGNANLDTRRNIKRNAKKGGLVINGELVKDTSTQVDPNVDEVFYMGEYVDYFENIYIMMNKPAGYLSATIDEDPTVIDLLDPFYQNLDLSIAGRLDKDTRGLLLISTDGKFVHKVTSPNSNIEKTYLVETRDSIDESFIEKFKVGVEIKEESYIARPAKLQIIDDKKAIVKVTEGKFHLVKRLFSNLGNEVVALKRTAIGDLSLDPHLQEGSYRELTEEELDLFID, encoded by the coding sequence ATGAGAGTAGATAAGATGATAGGAAATGCTAATCTTGACACTAGGAGAAATATCAAGAGAAATGCCAAAAAAGGTGGCCTAGTAATAAATGGTGAACTTGTAAAAGACACATCTACCCAAGTTGATCCAAATGTCGATGAAGTTTTTTACATGGGTGAGTATGTAGATTATTTCGAAAATATTTATATAATGATGAACAAACCCGCTGGATACTTGTCTGCGACAATTGATGAAGATCCAACTGTCATAGACTTATTAGATCCATTTTACCAAAATCTAGACCTATCCATAGCAGGCCGTCTTGATAAGGATACAAGAGGGCTTTTGCTAATCTCTACAGATGGCAAATTCGTCCACAAGGTAACTAGCCCAAACTCAAATATAGAAAAAACTTACCTTGTTGAAACAAGAGATAGTATAGATGAATCTTTTATAGAAAAATTTAAAGTCGGTGTAGAAATCAAAGAAGAATCATACATTGCAAGGCCTGCCAAACTTCAGATAATTGACGATAAAAAGGCTATAGTTAAAGTTACAGAGGGCAAATTTCACCTTGTAAAAAGGCTATTTTCTAATCTTGGCAATGAAGTTGTTGCCCTAAAGAGAACTGCAATTGGAGATCTAAGCCTAGATCCACATTTACAAGAAGGCTCATACAGAGAATTAACTGAAGAAGAATTAGATTTATTTATTGACTAA
- a CDS encoding PadR family transcriptional regulator, whose translation MIESQMLKGVIEGVILHIIKNNETYGYEIVEELKRSGFYTMTEGTVYPILQRMTKKGYILASYKKSEIGPRRKYYYISKNGEKYLANFYQSFNELNQAVENVIDRGNK comes from the coding sequence ATGATTGAATCTCAAATGTTAAAAGGTGTAATCGAGGGTGTAATCCTCCACATCATAAAAAATAACGAAACTTACGGCTATGAAATTGTAGAAGAACTCAAAAGAAGTGGTTTTTATACCATGACTGAGGGAACTGTCTATCCAATCCTACAAAGAATGACCAAAAAGGGGTATATTCTAGCATCATACAAAAAATCAGAGATTGGACCAAGGCGTAAGTATTACTATATCAGCAAAAATGGTGAAAAGTACTTGGCAAATTTTTACCAATCATTTAACGAGCTAAATCAAGCTGTAGAAAATGTCATAGATAGGGGAAATAAATGA
- a CDS encoding glycerol-3-phosphate responsive antiterminator has product MNTSSVFEQLYSNPVIMAVKNNRDLEKCLENENTVVFVLYGNIDTIPIIVDKLKAKNKTVIVHEDLIEGLSSSYYAASFIKKYTKADGIITTKPSNASYARKMGLFTVLRFFVFDSMGYENMKQTIKDANCDVIEMLPGIMPNLIKDIKKRTNIPVVAGGLITTKEEVMAALNSDAIAISSSNYSVWQM; this is encoded by the coding sequence ATGAACACTTCTAGTGTTTTTGAACAACTTTATAGCAATCCTGTCATCATGGCAGTTAAAAACAACAGAGACTTGGAAAAGTGTCTGGAAAACGAAAACACTGTAGTTTTTGTCCTTTATGGCAATATTGATACTATTCCTATAATAGTAGATAAGCTAAAGGCCAAAAATAAGACTGTAATCGTTCATGAAGACCTCATTGAAGGATTATCAAGTTCTTATTATGCGGCAAGTTTCATAAAAAAATACACCAAAGCTGATGGCATAATCACTACCAAGCCATCAAATGCATCTTATGCAAGAAAGATGGGACTTTTCACAGTACTAAGATTTTTTGTATTTGACTCAATGGGATATGAAAATATGAAACAAACCATAAAGGATGCAAATTGCGATGTGATCGAAATGCTACCTGGCATAATGCCTAACCTTATAAAAGACATCAAAAAAAGAACCAATATACCAGTAGTTGCAGGAGGGCTTATAACTACTAAAGAAGAAGTTATGGCAGCCTTAAACTCAGATGCTATTGCAATCTCATCATCAAATTATAGTGTTTGGCAAATGTAA
- the glpK gene encoding glycerol kinase GlpK, which translates to MSKYIMALDAGTTSNRAIIFNKQGEIISVAQKEFTQHFPKPGWVEHDATEIWSTQLGVCTEAIAKKNIDPSEIAAIGITNQRETTIVWDKETGEPVYNAIVWQCRRTADMADQLVKDGYGKMIKEKTGLVVDPYFSATKIRWILDHIENGQQRAENGELLFGTVDTWLVYNLTRGKVHVTDYTNASRTMLYNIKELKWDDELCEMLNIPKCMLPEVKPSSCVYGETNEKLFGAPIKIAGMAGDQQAALFGQTCFNPGDAKNTYGTGAFLLMNTGEEAVESQNGLLTTIAWGLEEGKVNYALEGSIFVAGSAIQWLRDELRIVDASDDTEYMATKVDDTDGCYVVPAFTGLGAPYWDPYARGTIVGITRGTSKYHIVRATLESLAYLTNDVLAAMSIDSGKELQELKVDGGASANNFLMQFQADMIQTKVERPATLETTALGAAYLAGLAVGYFKNQEEIIQNRLVDREFTPQISKEERDKKDYNWQKAISRSVDWAKDLK; encoded by the coding sequence ATGAGTAAGTACATTATGGCCTTAGACGCAGGAACAACAAGCAATAGAGCGATAATTTTTAACAAACAAGGTGAAATCATATCTGTTGCACAAAAAGAATTCACCCAACACTTTCCAAAACCAGGCTGGGTAGAACACGATGCAACAGAAATTTGGTCAACTCAACTAGGAGTTTGTACTGAAGCTATAGCAAAGAAAAATATCGACCCATCTGAAATAGCTGCAATCGGTATTACCAACCAACGTGAAACTACCATAGTTTGGGATAAAGAAACAGGCGAACCTGTTTATAATGCAATCGTTTGGCAATGTCGTCGTACAGCAGATATGGCTGACCAACTCGTAAAAGATGGCTATGGCAAGATGATCAAAGAAAAAACTGGTCTAGTAGTTGACCCATACTTCTCAGCTACAAAGATTAGATGGATTCTAGATCACATTGAAAACGGCCAACAAAGAGCTGAAAACGGAGAACTACTATTTGGTACAGTTGATACATGGTTAGTATATAACTTAACTCGTGGTAAAGTACACGTTACAGACTACACAAACGCATCAAGAACAATGCTTTATAACATCAAGGAGCTCAAATGGGATGATGAGCTTTGTGAAATGCTAAATATTCCTAAATGTATGCTACCAGAAGTAAAACCATCTTCTTGTGTTTATGGGGAAACTAACGAAAAATTATTTGGTGCACCAATAAAAATCGCAGGTATGGCAGGAGACCAACAAGCTGCATTGTTTGGACAAACTTGCTTTAACCCTGGAGATGCAAAAAATACTTACGGAACAGGTGCTTTCTTACTAATGAATACAGGCGAAGAAGCAGTAGAATCTCAAAATGGTCTACTAACAACTATAGCTTGGGGACTTGAAGAAGGAAAAGTAAACTACGCTCTAGAAGGTTCTATCTTCGTTGCAGGCTCTGCTATCCAATGGTTAAGAGATGAACTAAGAATCGTAGATGCTTCTGATGATACAGAATATATGGCAACAAAAGTTGACGATACGGACGGCTGCTACGTAGTTCCAGCATTTACAGGTCTAGGTGCTCCATACTGGGATCCATATGCACGTGGAACAATAGTAGGTATCACCCGTGGTACAAGCAAATATCATATTGTAAGAGCTACACTAGAATCTCTAGCTTATCTAACAAATGACGTTCTTGCAGCAATGTCAATTGACTCAGGCAAAGAGCTTCAAGAACTAAAAGTTGATGGTGGAGCAAGTGCAAACAACTTCTTGATGCAATTCCAAGCTGATATGATCCAAACAAAAGTAGAAAGACCAGCTACACTTGAAACAACAGCACTTGGAGCAGCATATCTTGCTGGCCTTGCAGTAGGCTACTTCAAAAACCAAGAAGAAATCATCCAAAATCGTCTAGTTGATCGTGAATTCACACCACAAATCTCAAAAGAAGAAAGAGACAAAAAAGACTACAACTGGCAAAAGGCAATTTCAAGATCAGTTGACTGGGCAAAAGATTTAAAGTAA
- a CDS encoding NAD(P)/FAD-dependent oxidoreductase, translating into MRDVVIVGAGVTGTSVAYNLSKFKGDFLVVEKHSDVCEETSKANSAICHGGYDAEPGSMKAKMNVEGNHMMREIADELSFPYKQIGTLVLCHDEKDFPKLQKLYDQGIENGVSGMEIIYNEQILEMEPHVEKDVYAALYSKEAGIVDPFLMNVAYAEGSNLNGVEYKLNTEIVEIKEADDHYILKTKDGEEIETKAVVNAAGLYSDAIHDMIMDDKKFEIRARRGEYLLLDKATAGYVNHVLFNLPTEKGKGILVTPTVDENTLIGPTSDFIDDKSDLVTTRKAIEEVIDKVNDTVDNVPVRQVITSFSGNRAHESSGDFILQETKKGFFDCVGIESPGLTSAPAIGKYMAGLVKDSLELAENPDFKAGRNPIPKTSEMTAEEHNELIKKNPKYGKIICRCEKVTEGEILDAIHAPVGARTVDGIKRRCRATAGRCQGGFCLPSIIEILSRELGVDQEEITKKGNKSIYIEKRVK; encoded by the coding sequence ATGAGAGATGTAGTAATAGTTGGTGCAGGTGTAACAGGAACATCTGTAGCATATAATTTATCCAAATTTAAGGGTGACTTTCTAGTAGTAGAAAAACACTCTGATGTTTGCGAAGAAACAAGTAAAGCAAACTCTGCCATCTGCCACGGTGGTTACGATGCAGAACCTGGCAGTATGAAAGCAAAAATGAATGTAGAAGGTAACCACATGATGAGAGAGATAGCAGATGAGTTGTCTTTTCCATATAAACAAATAGGCACATTGGTATTATGCCATGACGAAAAAGACTTCCCAAAACTCCAAAAGCTATACGATCAAGGTATAGAAAATGGCGTTTCTGGCATGGAAATAATCTACAATGAACAAATCCTAGAGATGGAACCTCATGTAGAAAAAGACGTATACGCAGCTTTATACAGCAAAGAAGCTGGTATAGTAGATCCATTTTTGATGAATGTAGCTTATGCAGAAGGCTCCAATCTAAATGGTGTAGAATACAAACTAAATACAGAAATAGTAGAAATAAAAGAAGCTGATGACCACTACATATTAAAAACAAAAGATGGTGAAGAAATAGAAACAAAGGCTGTTGTAAACGCAGCAGGCCTATATTCAGATGCCATCCACGATATGATTATGGATGATAAGAAATTTGAAATCAGAGCTCGTCGTGGAGAATATTTGCTCCTAGATAAGGCTACAGCAGGTTATGTAAACCACGTACTATTCAACTTGCCAACAGAAAAAGGTAAGGGAATTTTAGTAACACCTACCGTAGATGAAAATACCCTTATAGGTCCAACAAGTGACTTTATAGATGACAAGTCTGACCTAGTTACAACAAGAAAAGCTATAGAAGAAGTAATAGATAAGGTAAATGATACAGTTGACAATGTACCAGTTCGTCAAGTGATCACATCATTTTCTGGTAACAGAGCCCATGAAAGTAGTGGAGACTTCATCCTACAAGAGACCAAAAAAGGATTCTTTGATTGCGTAGGTATCGAATCACCAGGACTCACATCAGCGCCAGCCATAGGCAAATACATGGCGGGCTTGGTAAAAGACTCTCTAGAACTTGCAGAAAATCCTGACTTTAAAGCTGGCAGAAATCCTATACCAAAAACAAGTGAAATGACTGCTGAAGAACACAATGAACTTATAAAGAAAAATCCAAAATACGGAAAGATTATCTGTAGATGTGAGAAAGTCACAGAAGGTGAAATCCTAGATGCAATCCATGCACCAGTAGGAGCAAGGACAGTAGACGGTATCAAGAGACGTTGCCGCGCCACAGCAGGTAGATGCCAAGGTGGATTCTGTCTTCCATCTATAATTGAAATCTTATCCCGTGAACTAGGAGTGGATCAAGAAGAGATTACCAAAAAAGGCAACAAATCCATATACATTGAAAAGAGAGTTAAGTAA